One Delphinus delphis chromosome 16, mDelDel1.2, whole genome shotgun sequence genomic window carries:
- the LOC132439379 gene encoding small ribosomal subunit protein eS27-like: MPLAKDLLHPSPEEEKRKHKKCLMQSPNSYFMDVKCPGCYKITTVFSHAQTVVLCVGCSTILCQPTGGKARLTEGCSFRWKQH, encoded by the coding sequence ATGCCTCTAGCAAAGGATCTCCTTCATCCCTCtccagaagaggagaagaggaaacacaAGAAGTGCCTGATGCAGAGCCCCAATTCCTATTTCATGGATGTGAAATGCCCAGGATGCTATAAAATCACCACCGTCTTTAGCCATGCACAAACAGTAGTTTTGTGTGTTGGCTGCTCTACCATCCTCTGCCAGCCTACAGGAGGAAAAGCAAGGCTTACAGAGGGGTGCTCTTTCAGATGGAAGCAGCACTAA